In the genome of Labrus mixtus chromosome 21, fLabMix1.1, whole genome shotgun sequence, one region contains:
- the tanc2b gene encoding protein TANC2 isoform X13 — MADRVIPAFSACQPLLLSLCSLGALTESSQELGPPPSVDEAANTLMTRLGFLLGDKVSEGPAGTQYSMEEPEARQGQNQRISPCSTLTSSTASPPAGSPCSTLPPAMPGQAGNKECAYGSVTSPTSTLESRDSGIIATLTSYSENMERGGKYEGSRGNLKLWQSQKSGMDSFLYRVDENMTASTYSLNKIPERNLESMSSHSAHSIPLYLMPRPNSVAATSSAHLEDLAYLDEQRHTPLRTSLRMPRQSTTCGPGRSGQDLRASANNTHAWQSQSLRFAPYRPQDIALKPLLFEVPSITMDSVFTGREWLFQEIDAYLNSPNASTNRGVAVVGNIGFGKTAIISRLVALSCHGTRMRQIASDSPQASPKHGEGLPLTQPQPTHGTLGGGSCPGTPEMRRRQEEGMRRLASQVVAYHYCQADNAYTCLVPEFVHNVAALLCRSPHLVAYREQLLREPHLQSILSLRSCVQDPLAAFRRGVLEPLDVLYKERKINSEEDLIILIDGLNEAEFHKPDYGDTIVSFLTKTINKFPPWLKLVVTVRTTLQEITNALPFHRISLDGLEENDAIDQDLQGYILHRIHSSPEIQNNISLNGKMDNTTFGKLSAHLKALSQGSYLYLKLTFDLIEKGYLVLKSSSYKVVPVNLAEVYLLQCNMRFPTQSSFERALPLLNVAVASLHPLNDEQIYQATNAGSLQGTLDWEDFQQRVDNLSVFLVKRRDGTRMFVHPSFREWLIWREEGEKTKFLCDPRSGHTLLAFWFSRLESKLNRQQTIELGHHILKAHIFKGLSKKVGVSSSILQGLWVSYSTEGLSAALSSLRNLYTPNIKVSRLLMIGGANVNYRTEVLNNAPVLCVHAHLGYMDMVALLLEFGASVDSPSESGLTPLGYAAAGGHMAIVTALCRRRAKVDHLDKNSQCALVHAALRGHMEVVKFLIQCDWSLGPQQQQQSSQTQQQASFTKSHAVQQALIAAASMGYTEIVSYLLDLPEKDEEEVERAQINNFDTLWGETALTAASGRGKLEVCRLLLEQGAAVAQPNRRGIVPLFSAVRQGHWQIVDLLLTHGADVNLPDKQGRTPLMMAASEGHLGTVEFLLAQGASLSLMDKEGLTALSWACLKGHLPVVRCLVESGAATDHADKNGRTPLDLAAFYGDSEVVQFLVDHGAMIEHVDYSGMRPLDRAVGCRNTSVVVALLKKGAKIGCQTLPSRPRGPATWAMATSKPDIMIILLSKLIEEGDSFYKQKGKVKEAAQRYQYALKKFPREGFSEDLKTFRELKVSLFLNLSRCRRKMNDFGMAEEFATKALELKPKSYEAYYARARAKRSSRQFPEALEDLNEAMKQCPNNREILRLLQRVEEECHQLNQEEQQQQDLELEPPPSPPPTPPPEDEESLSLSLSMPLPPPPEPRLEDMEPVQDLFEDEDYLEQELEAMSVGLPPPEGHANPSSLPIIQSPPLSPTHPDQIYLAGGSPMGQPYEYHPTSSSMSSPTRGSYQPTSPSLSPTHQNSHYRHSPPHTSPVHQQSYGYSSPPLGSGGQGMDHQSPPPSPLRRAAQYRASPPLESVCLYRSQSGSPVRYQTEQHPGRPKSPLSKMSSQRSFQLSSQPSLSSQHHQAQGLRLQPSIAQIVRTNQPSNVMGNSMYGGQMGHSMGGRYQGGSVDVESRLVYQPSLDGRSMPQVQASLSSGALCQHGGRGGVMESGLLKDELPQRPSSAYRASSGGPGGIRYSQTPQISRSQSAAYYPVSEHVLERANAMPPCQLGSPEMPHMVRRPVSANTTEMKQHVPTPRPLIHSQSVGLRFSPSSNNISTGSTTNLAPGFRPPSSIQQMEIPLQATYEHSCDDMSPISPSQGGGGLYQGETTRSRNTPFMGIIDKTARAQQYLHQPSRSRPMTSMDSAISPTSPGQLVHQGSTYSPPASLGNIAYYNKTNNAQNGHLLEEDYYIQTQPPSLGKLANGRGGGGGGGGGDILERVSQVPTYPDVKVARTLPVAQAYQDNMYRQLSRDSRTQGPTSPIKPKRPFVESNV, encoded by the exons ggCCAGAACCAGAGGATAAGCCCGTGCTCCACCCTGACCAGCAGCACTGCCTCACCCCCTGCAGGCAGCCCCTGCTCCACCCTCCCCCCTGCCATGCCAGGCCAGGCTGGAAACAAGGAATGTGCCTACGGTTCTGTCACCAGTCCAACTTCAACCCTGGAGAGCCGGGACAGCGGGATTATCG CCACACTGACCAGCTACTCGGAGAACATGGAGCGAGGCGGCAAATACGAGGGCTCCCGGGGGAACCTGAAGCTGTGGCAGTCGCAGAAATCAGGCATGGACTCGTTCCTGTACAGGGTGGACGAAAACATGACCGCCTCCACCTACAGCCTCAACAAAATCCCCGAACGCAACCTGGAGAGCATGTCCTCCCACTCCGCCCACTCCATCCCTCTGTACCTCATGCCCCGCCCTAACTCTGTGGCCG CTACCAGCTCAGCCCACCTGGAGGACCTGGCGTACCTGGATGAGCAGCGACACACTCCATTACGCACCTCGCTGCGCATGCCCAGACAGAGCACCACCTGCGGGCCGGGCCGCTCCGGGCAGGACCTGAGAG CTTCCGCTAATAACACCCATGCCTGGCAATCCCAATCAC TACGTTTTGCACCCTATCGGCCTCAAGACATCGCCCTCAAACCCCTGCTGTTTGAGGTGCCCAGCATCACCATGGACTCGGTCTTCACAGGCCGCGAGTGGCTCTTCCAGGAGATCGACGCCTACCTCAACAGCCCCAACGCCAGCACCAACCGCGGCGTGGCCGTCGTAGGCAACATTGGCTTCGGAAAGACCGCCATAATCTCGCGCCTGGTGGCGCTGAGCTGCCACGGCACCCGCATGAGACAGATCGCCTCGGACAGCCCGCAGGCCTCTCCCAAAC ATGGAGAGGGGCTTCCTCTCACCCAGCCTCAGCCCACTCACGGCACCCTGGGAGGAGGCAGCTGCCCCGGGACCCCTGAGATGAGGCGACGCCAGGAAGAAGGCATGAGGAGGCTGGCCTCTCAG GTGGTGGCGTACCACTACTGCCAGGCGGATAACGCCTACACCTGCCTTGTCCCCGAGTTTGTGCACAACGTGGCGGCTCTGCTGTGCCGCTCGCCGCACCTCGTTGCCTACAGGGAGCAGCTGCTGAGGGAGCCGCACCTACAGAGCATCCTGAGTCTGCGCTCCTGCGTGCAGGACCCCCTGGCTGCCTTCAGGAGGGGGGTCCTGGAGCCCCTGGATGTCCTTTACAAAg AGAGGAAAATCAACTCCGAGGAGGATCTCATCATCCTCATCGACGGTCTGAACGAGGCGGAGTTCCACAAGCCGGACTACGGAGACACCATCGTGTCCTTCCTCACAAAAACCATCAACAAGTTCCCTCCCTGGCTCAAACTGGTGGTCACAGTCAGAACCACGCTGCAG GAGATCACCAACGCGCTGCCGTTCCACCGCATCTCTCTGGACGGCCTGGAGGAGAACGACGCCATCGACCAGGACCTGCAGGGCTACATCCTGCACCGCATCCACAGCAGCCCCGAGATCCAGAACAACATCTCGCTCAACGGCAAGATGGACAACACCACCTTCGGCAAGCTCAGCGCCCACCTCAAAGCCCTGAGCCAGGGCTCCTACCTGTACCTCAAGCTCACCTTTGACCTCATCGAGAAGGGCTACCTTGTGCTGAAAAGCTCCAGCTATAAG GTGGTTCCAGTGAACCTGGCAgaggtttacctgctgcagtgcAACATGCGCTTCCCCACACAGTCGTCGTTCGAGCGGGCGCTCCCCCTGCTCAACGTGGCCGTGGCCTCGCTTCACCCGCTGAATGACGAGCAGATCTACCAGGCCACCAACGCCGGCTCGCTGCAG GGCACGCTGGACTGGGAGGATTTCCAGCAACGCGTAGACAACCTGTCAGTCTTCCTGGTGAAGAGGCGGGACGGCACCCGGATGTTTGTTCACCCGTCCTTCAGAGAGTGGCTGATCTGGAGGGAAGAAGGGGAAAAGACGAAGTTCCTCTGCGACCCGAG gagcGGCCACACACTACTGGCCTTCTGGTTCTCTCGGCTGGAGAGCAAGCTGAACCGGCAGCAGACTATTGAGCTGGGCCATCACATCCTCAAAGCACATATCTTCAAG GGCCTCAGCAAAAAAGTCGGGGTTTCCTCATCTATCTTGCAAGGCCTGTGGGTATCCTACAGCACAGAGGGCCTTTCTGCAGCACTTTCTTCTCTCAGAAACCTTTACACCCCCAACATTAAG gTGAGCCGTCTGCTCATGATAGGCGGGGCTAATGTGAACTACCGTACCGAGGTGCTGAACAACGCCCCCGTCCTGTGCGTCCACGCCCACCTGGGCTACATGGACATGGTGGCTCTGCTGCTCGAGTTCGGCGCCTCGGTCGACTCTCCGTCTGAAAGCGGTCTGACGCCGCTGGGCTACGCCGCCGCCGGGGGTCACATGGCCATAGTGACGGCGCTGTGTCGCAGGAGAGCAAAG GTGGATCACCTGGATAAGAACAGCCAGTGTGCTCTGGTTCACGCAGCCCTGCGGGGTCACATGGAGGTGGTGAAGTTCCTCATCCAGTGCGACTGGAGCCTCGgtccgcagcagcagcagcagtcgtcacaaacacaacaacaggcGTCTTTCACCAAGAGCCACGCGGTGCAGCAGGCTCTGATCGCTGCAGCCAGTATGGGATACACAGAG ATTGTGTCCTACCTGCTGGACCTGCCggagaaagatgaagaggaggtggagcgCGCTCAGATCAATAACTTCGACACCCTGTGGGGGGAGACAG cTCTGACTGCGGCCTCCGGTCGGGGGAAGCTGGAGGTCTGTCGTCTGTTACTGGAGCAgggggctgctgtggctcagccCAACAGGAGAGGCATCGTCCCGCTGTTCAGCGCCGTCCGACAGGGACACTGGCAG ataGTGGACCTCCTCCTCACACATGGCGCTGACGTCAACCTGCCTGACAAACAGGGTCGTACTCCTCTAATGATGGCAGCCTCAGAGGGACATCTGGGCACTGTTGAGTTTTTACTGGCTCAAG GAGCCTCGCTGTCTCTGATGGATAAGGAGGGTCTGACCGCTCTGAGCTGGGCCTGTCTGAAAGGTCACTTACCTGTTGTCCGCTGCCTGGTGGAGAGCGGTGCGGCCACTGACCACGCAGACAAGAACGGACGCACGCCGCTCGACCTAGCTGCCTTCTACGGTGACTCTGAAGTG GTCCAGTTCTTGGTCGACCACGGGGCCATGATAGAGCACGTAGATTACAGCGGGATGCGTCCCCTCGACCGGGCGGTGGGCTGCAGAAACACGTCGGTGGTGGTCGCCCTGCTCAAGAAAGGAGCCAAGATAG GATGTCAGACGCTGCCCAGTCGGCCCCGAG GTCCAGCCACATGGGCCATGGCCACCTCCAAACCCGACATCATGATCATCTTACTCAGCAAACTCATTGAGGAGGGGGACAGCTTCTACAAG CAGAAGGGGAAGGTGAAGGAGGCAGCGCAGCGTTATCAGTATGCCCTCAAAAAGTTTCCACGCGAAGGCTTCAGTGAGGATCTCAAGACGTTCAGGGAGCTCAAGGTGTCACTTTTCCTCAACCTGTCCCGATGCCGGAGGAAAATGAAC GACTTTGGGATGGCTGAGGAATTTGCTACAAAGGCACTAGAACTGAAACCAAAATCCTACGAGGCATATTATGCCAGGGCTCGCGCCAAGCGTAGCAGCAG ACAATTTCCTGAAGCCTTAGAGGACCTGAATGAAGCCATGAAGCAGTGCCCCAACAACCGAGAGATCCTGCGGCTGCTGCAGCGGGTGGAGGAGGAGTGTCACCAGCTGAaccaggaggagcagcagcagcaggacctgGAGCTGGagcctcccccctcccctcctcctacGCCTCCCCCTGAAGACGAGGAGTCCCTGTCCTTGTCCCTGTCCATGCCTCTGCCCCCTCCCCCGGAGCCCCGACTGGAGGACATGGAGCCCGTCCAGGACCTTTTCGAGGACGAGGACTACCTGGAGCAGGAGCTGGAGGCCATGTCTGTGGGTCTGCCTCCGCCCGAGGGTCACGCCAATCCTTCCAGCCTTCCCATCATCCAGAGCCCCCCGCTGTCCCCCACGCACCCCGACCAGATCTACTTAGCCGGAGGTTCTCCAATGGGACAGCCCTACGAGTATcaccccacctcctcctccatgtcctCCCCGACACGAGGGTCGTACCAGCCGACGTCCCCCTCCCTGTCCCCGACGCACCAGAACTCCCACTACCGCCACAGCCCGCCTCACACCTCCCCCGTGCACCAGCAGTCCTACGGCTACAGCTCGCCTCCACTGGGCTCCGGGGGTCAGGGGATGGATCACCAGAGCCCGCCGCCTTCACCTTTACGCCGGGCCGCCCAGTACAGAGCCAGTCCGCCGCTGGAGAGCGTCTGTCTGTACAGGTCCCAGTCGGGGTCTCCCGTTCGCTACCAGACCGAGCAGCACCCGGGTCGACCCAAGTCCCCGCTCTCCAAGATGAGCAGCCAGCGCTCGTTCCAGCTCAGCTCGCAGCCCTCCCTGTCCTCGCAGCACCACCAGGCCCAGGGCCTCCGTCTGCAGCCGTCGATAGCCCAGATCGTCCGCACAAACCAGCCCAGTAACGTGATGGGGAACAGCATGTACGGGGGCCAGATGGGACACTCCATGGGCGGTCGTTACCAAGGGGGGTCGGTGGACGTGGAGAGCCGTTTGGTGTACCAGCCTTCCCTGGACGGACGGTCCATGCCCCAGGTCCAGGCCAGCCTCAGCTCTGGGGCCCTCTGTCAGCACGGCGGCCGAGGAGGGGTTATGGAGTCGGGCCTGTTGAAGGACGAGCTACCCCAGCGCCCCTCCTCTGCCTACCGCGCCAGCAGCGGGGGCCCGGGGGGCATCCGTTACAGCCAGACCCCTCAGATCAGCCGAAGCCAGTCGGCCGCCTACTACCCGGTGTCTGAACACGTGCTAGAACGCGCCAACGCCATGCCCCCCTGCCAGCTGGGCTCTCCCGAGATGCCCCATATGGTACGGCGTCCCGTCAGTGCCAACACCACCGAGATGAAGCAGCACGTGCCCACCCCCCGCCCCCTCATCCACTCTCAGAGCGTCGGCCTGCGATTCTCCCCCTCCAGCAACAACATCTCCACCGGATCCACCACAAATTTGGCGCCGGGCTTCAGGCCGCCCTCGTCCATCCAGCAGATGGAGATCCCCCTGCAGGCCACGTACGAGCACTCCTGTGACGACATGTCCCCCATCTCGCCCTCCCAGGGCGGCGGGGGGCTGTATCAGGGTGAGACTACCCGCTCTAGAAACACGCCCTTTATGGGCATCATAGACAAGACAGCACGGGCTCAGCAGTACCTGCACCAGCCCTCACGGTCCAGACCCATGACGTCCATGGACTCCGCCATCAGTCCCACCTCCCCCGGCCAGCTGGTCCACCAAGGCTCCACCTACAGCCCCCCCGCCTCGCTGGGCAACATCGCCTACTACAACAAGACAAACAACGCCCAAAACGGACACCTGTTGGAAGAGGACTACTACATCCAGACTCAGCCCCCGTCGCTGGGCAAGCTGGCCAACGGtcgcggcggcggcggcggaggAGGCGGAGGGGACATCCTGGAGCGGGTCAGCCAGGTGCCCACCTACCCGGACGTGAAAGTGGCGAGGACTCTGCCCGTGGCGCAGGCCTACCAGGACAACATGTACCGCCAGCTCTCGCGGGACTCCCGGACCCAAGGCCCCACCTCCCCCATCAAACCAAAGAGACCATTTGTGGAGTCGAATGTGTGA